In the Rhizorhabdus dicambivorans genome, one interval contains:
- a CDS encoding ParB/RepB/Spo0J family partition protein: MTKGNKGFGSMFTEGLDNEAELDNASPSEGIMASRSQTLARIASGKTVTDRTEWVDPARCRPWRMHNRDLDHLSEESCRDLIDSFLAAKRQRIPAIVRRLKDDPDYDYEIIAGVRRWWTVQWLREHHHPEFDYLVTIQTVTDEEAFRVSDVENRSRKDISDWERAKEYARALSEFYENSQSQMAEHLNLSRSWLSRLLDVARLPEEIVAAFSDTHDITVRVARDIKPLTSEPKTLKRMRDEAERIEAERRNGGSSLTGPEVAKRLVRATVEAKKKETGEREITGKGGKTILRYASARGGGITIKIVPRTGATKAELMKAIEELLPAS, encoded by the coding sequence ATGACAAAAGGAAATAAGGGCTTCGGCTCGATGTTCACCGAAGGCCTGGATAATGAGGCCGAGCTTGACAATGCGAGCCCCTCGGAAGGGATCATGGCGAGCCGAAGCCAGACCCTGGCGCGGATAGCGAGCGGCAAGACGGTTACCGATCGAACGGAGTGGGTGGACCCGGCTCGTTGCCGTCCCTGGCGGATGCACAATCGCGACCTGGACCATTTGTCCGAAGAGAGCTGTCGCGATCTGATCGACTCCTTTCTCGCGGCGAAGCGGCAGCGCATCCCGGCGATCGTGCGTCGTCTGAAGGACGATCCTGACTACGATTATGAGATCATCGCTGGCGTTCGCCGGTGGTGGACCGTCCAGTGGCTCCGCGAACATCATCATCCAGAATTTGATTATCTCGTCACGATCCAGACCGTCACGGATGAAGAGGCATTCCGGGTTTCGGACGTTGAAAATCGGTCGCGAAAGGACATTTCAGACTGGGAGCGTGCAAAGGAATATGCGCGAGCGCTGTCGGAGTTTTACGAGAACTCCCAGTCCCAGATGGCGGAGCATCTCAACCTCTCGCGGTCATGGCTGAGCCGCCTGCTGGATGTTGCGAGGCTTCCTGAGGAGATCGTGGCGGCATTTTCGGACACCCACGACATTACCGTTCGAGTGGCGCGCGATATCAAACCGCTGACCAGCGAACCGAAAACTCTGAAGCGAATGCGAGACGAGGCCGAGCGCATCGAGGCCGAGCGTAGGAATGGTGGTTCCAGTCTGACCGGACCCGAGGTGGCGAAGCGACTTGTTCGTGCGACCGTTGAGGCAAAGAAGAAGGAGACTGGCGAGCGAGAGATCACGGGCAAAGGCGGAAAGACGATTCTGCGCTATGCCAGTGCCAGAGGTGGGGGGATCACGATCAAGATCGTGCCCCGGACCGGCGCCACGAAGGCCGAGCTCATGAAAGCGATCGAAGAACTGTTGCCGGCGAGCTGA
- a CDS encoding DUF7146 domain-containing protein has translation MPLTAKRPTQELVDLVGALGGTWTGYRAMARCPAHGDNDPSLSIRQGDRGILVTCFAGCARDDVLRELRRVRTGQHYAIPEQDRPQGSANVSRIWEQAVGVKGTLAERYLERRNLLPAPADVRFHSRCPYLPKPKTVYRPALLIAVREIRQLVAIQRNFLDPATAKCLRKVMLGVPGTGAWRGRAGGETLAIAEGFETAGAYTRIKDIPCWASLGARRLDQLVIPPGITTLLIAEDNDPEGRRAAASAEAKYARPGLIIRRDPPPPAFKDWAKFLDAHCRT, from the coding sequence ATGCCACTCACGGCCAAACGACCGACCCAGGAACTTGTTGACCTCGTAGGCGCTCTTGGCGGCACCTGGACCGGCTACAGGGCTATGGCCCGTTGCCCGGCACATGGCGACAACGATCCAAGTCTTTCGATCCGCCAAGGTGACCGCGGCATTCTGGTGACGTGCTTCGCGGGTTGCGCACGCGATGATGTTCTGCGGGAATTGCGTCGGGTTCGAACCGGCCAACATTATGCAATACCGGAACAGGATCGACCGCAAGGCAGCGCCAATGTCTCGCGCATCTGGGAGCAGGCCGTTGGCGTCAAAGGGACGCTGGCCGAGCGCTATCTTGAGCGACGCAACTTGTTGCCAGCGCCTGCCGACGTGCGCTTCCATTCGCGCTGCCCATACCTCCCGAAGCCGAAAACCGTTTATCGACCGGCTTTGCTGATTGCTGTTCGCGAGATCCGGCAGCTCGTCGCGATCCAGCGCAACTTTCTCGACCCTGCGACAGCGAAGTGCCTCCGAAAAGTCATGCTCGGCGTGCCTGGGACAGGCGCATGGCGGGGCCGGGCAGGGGGCGAGACGCTGGCGATCGCCGAAGGTTTCGAGACTGCCGGCGCCTACACCCGCATCAAGGACATCCCCTGCTGGGCCTCACTTGGCGCCAGGCGGCTCGATCAACTGGTCATTCCACCCGGCATTACGACCCTGCTGATCGCAGAGGACAATGATCCAGAAGGGCGTCGCGCCGCGGCGTCCGCCGAAGCGAAATATGCCCGTCCCGGGCTCATCATCCGCCGCGACCCGCCGCCGCCGGCTTTCAAGGATTGGGCAAAGTTCCTCGACGCGCACTGCCGGACCTGA
- a CDS encoding AAA family ATPase, translating into MATDPTNVPADDLLEGGLDVLHRKALTILKRIRDSAVDPETGQKRAPTFPISKAASLVGRTASAIREAERDGRLPERGRTASGHRVQYTLEELDHMREVFGTRPWRSPEDPPAILSVCNFKGGVGKSTIALHLAQHFAINGYRVLFIDCDSQASSTMMFGYRPDVDLEEDDTLYGHFHNPELLGVRKIIRKTHFHGLDLIPANLRLYNLEYEIAGYLARNQNLNIIDLIAEAIDSVVEDYDVVIMDPPPALGMVSMAVLQAANAMVIPVPPSLVDFASTVSFIDMAKTTMKQLEQLAGRGRPAYNFIRLVGSRVDDSKSMHREILSMMRSVFGGSMSSSVMVTSAEIDNASSRMKTVFELEKPVTSHEVYNRCMRHLNEVCRDIEEDVLRTWPSRAGGQL; encoded by the coding sequence ATGGCCACTGATCCCACAAATGTCCCCGCCGATGACCTTCTGGAAGGTGGCCTGGATGTGCTTCACCGTAAAGCGCTCACGATCCTCAAGCGGATCCGCGACAGCGCGGTCGATCCAGAGACAGGGCAGAAGCGAGCCCCCACCTTCCCTATCTCCAAGGCTGCATCACTTGTCGGACGCACCGCGTCGGCGATCCGAGAAGCTGAACGCGACGGGCGTTTGCCGGAGCGTGGGCGGACGGCTTCCGGTCATCGCGTCCAATATACGCTCGAAGAACTCGATCATATGCGTGAGGTGTTCGGAACGCGTCCGTGGCGCAGCCCGGAAGATCCACCCGCCATTCTCTCGGTCTGCAATTTCAAGGGCGGTGTCGGCAAGTCCACGATCGCGCTGCACCTGGCTCAGCACTTCGCGATCAACGGCTATCGTGTGCTGTTTATCGACTGCGACAGCCAAGCTTCATCGACAATGATGTTCGGCTACCGACCAGACGTCGATCTGGAGGAGGACGACACGCTCTATGGGCATTTCCATAACCCGGAATTGCTGGGTGTGCGAAAGATCATTCGGAAGACCCACTTCCATGGGCTCGATCTGATCCCTGCGAATTTGCGGCTCTACAATCTCGAATACGAGATCGCCGGCTACCTCGCGCGCAATCAGAACCTGAACATCATCGACCTGATCGCCGAGGCCATCGACTCGGTGGTAGAAGATTACGATGTGGTGATCATGGATCCGCCTCCAGCACTCGGCATGGTCTCCATGGCGGTCCTTCAAGCAGCCAATGCGATGGTGATCCCCGTGCCGCCAAGCCTGGTCGACTTCGCATCGACGGTGTCGTTTATCGACATGGCGAAGACCACGATGAAGCAGCTCGAGCAGCTCGCGGGGAGGGGGCGCCCGGCTTACAATTTCATCCGTCTCGTCGGCAGCCGGGTCGACGACAGCAAGTCGATGCATCGTGAGATACTTTCGATGATGCGGAGCGTTTTCGGAGGCTCAATGTCTTCTTCGGTGATGGTCACCAGTGCGGAGATCGACAATGCCAGCTCGCGGATGAAGACGGTCTTTGAACTGGAAAAGCCCGTCACTTCGCACGAGGTTTACAACCGGTGCATGAGGCATCTGAATGAGGTTTGCCGAGACATCGAAGAAGACGTTTTGCGGACCTGGCCGAGCCGGGCAGGGGGGCAGCTTTGA